A single window of Triplophysa dalaica isolate WHDGS20190420 chromosome 14, ASM1584641v1, whole genome shotgun sequence DNA harbors:
- the LOC130435808 gene encoding putative nuclease HARBI1, with amino-acid sequence MNAQNCVFLSALTMACPFLRDVVDEEALVLRRAFRFSADGIRYLCRLLGPGIKHRTARSHALSVEQMVCVALRFFASGAFLYSVGDAEQLNKATICRTIRSVCLAIKALADVFISFPGHRRLCDIKEEFYRIAGFPNVIGAVDCTHIRIKAPSGAHEADFVNRKSFHSINVQMVCKADCVISNVVAKWPGSVHDSRIFRASEIYQCLSQGEFSGVLLGDRGYGCQPFLLTPFTDPQEAQQAYNHAHARTRARVEMTFGLLKARFHCLHKLRVSPVRACDITVACAVLHNVACLRKERAPRVPPAMDWDDPAIFPDDDSGRLLRDQHVLNYFS; translated from the exons ATGAACGCCCAAAATTGTGTGTTCCTTTCTGCTCTGACAATGGCATGCCCATTCTTGCGAGATGTGGTGGATGAAGAAGCACTTGTGCTGAGGAGAGCCTTCAG GTTTTCTGCAGATGGCATCAGGTATCTATGCAGACTACTGGGTCCCGGGATTAAGCACCGCACTGCACGGAGCCATGCACTGAGTGTGGAGCAAATGGTTTGTGTGGCCTTGCGCTTTTTTGCTAGTGGAGCCTTCCTGTACTCAGTGGGGGATGCAGAACAGCTGAACAAGGCCACAATTTGCCGCACAATAAGGAGTGTGTGTCTGGCTATCAAAGCATTAGCAGATGTCTTCATCTCCTTCCCTGGCCACAGAAGACTCTGTGACATCAAAGAGGAGTTCTATAGGATTGCAG GTTTCCCCAATGTCATTGGTGCAGTGGACTGCACACACATAAGGATAAAAGCCCCCTCAGGTGCCCATGAGGCCGATTTTGTGAATAGGAAATCCTTTCACAGCATTAATGTTCAG ATGGTCTGCAAAGCTGACTGTGTGATCAGCAATGTTGTGGCAAAATGGCCTGGCTCAGTCCATGACTCCAGAATCTTTCGGGCCTCTGAAATCTATCAGTGCCTATCACAAG GTGAATTCTCTGGTGTGTTGCTGGGAGACAGGGGGTATGGCTGCCAGCCTTTTCTCCTGACACCTTTCACAGACCCCCAGGAAGCACAGCAGGCCTACAACCATGCCCATGCCAGGACCAGGGCCAGagttgaaatgacctttggcctcCTGAAGGCACGCTTTCACTGCCTTCACAAATTAAGGGTCAGCCCTGTTAGGGCATGTGATATTACTGTGGCTTGTGCTGTCCTCCACAATGTGGCCTGCCTGAGGAAGGAGAGGGCCCCCAGAGTGCCACCAGCCATGGACTGGGACGATCCGGCAATCTTCCCTGATGACGACAGTGGTCGGCTGCTGAGGGACCAACatgtgttgaattattttagttag
- the LOC130435999 gene encoding uncharacterized protein LOC130435999, translating to MEAPRQVQQQLPARGRGERRGRGGVRMRGGIGGRGRGARRHHDVPDEIRATLTDHVINHRLTMAEAGRRVQPNVPRSTVSSIIQTFRRENRIGRQPQVGGRRKLLNEQQEREICNMVIANNAITLRQIRNAILLDNVMFQNINSISISTIDRVLKKHQMTMKQIYRVPFERNSDRVKELRYQYVHRIMALEGNETSHILVFVDEAGFNLAKGRRRGRNIIGHRATVDVPGQRGANITMCAAISERGVATHIPSLGPYNTQKLLNFLNHLYTDLIPENERGEEGHQLPHYVIVWDNVNFHRGPRIRTWFTTHPRMLMEFLPPYSPFLNPIEEFFSAWRWRVFEHQAQDQRALLHAMDAACEDITGDQCRGWLRHSRRFFPRCIARENIR from the exons ATGGAAGCACCTCGCCAAGTACAACAGCAACTTCCTGCTCGAGGAAGAGgagaaagaagaggaagaggaggagtgAGAATGCGTGGAGGAATAGGGGGAAGGGGCCGAGGAGCACGGAGGCACCATGATGTCCCAGATGAAATCCGGGCCACCCTTACTGACCACGTTATAAACCATCGCCTCACAATGGCAGAGGCAGGTCGCCGAGTGCAGCCTAATGTGCCTCGGTCTACAGTCTCCTCCATCATCCAAACCTTTCGCAGGGAAAACAG GATTGGACGACAGCCTCAAGTGGGTGGCAGAAGAAAACTTCTAAATGAACAACAAGAACGAGAAATATGCAACATGGTCATTGCAAATAATGCCATCACACTGAGACAGATTCGTAATGCAATCCTTCTAGACAATGTAATGTTCCAAAATATAAACTCTATCAGCATCTCCACAATAGACCGTGTATTGAAGAAACATCAGATGACCATGAAACAGATTTACAGGGTACCATTTGAGAGAAACTCTGACAGAGTGAAAGAGCTGCGGTACCAGTATGTGCAT AGAATAATGGCATTAGAAGGCAACGAAACCTCTCACATCCTAGTGTTCGTTGATGAAGCTGGCTTCAACCTGGCCAAAGGTCGAAGGCGTGGCCGTAACATCATTGGCCACCGAGCCACTGTGGATGTCCCAGGCCAGCGAGGAGCAAATATAACAATGTGTGCCGCTATATCAGAAAGAGGTGTGGCCACACACATTCCCAGTTTAGGGCCCTACAATACACAAAAGCTCCTCAATTTTTTGAACCACCTTTATACTGATCTGATCCCGGAAAATGAGAGAGGTGAAGAAGGACATCAGCTACCACATTATGTCATTGTGTGGGATAATGTTAACTTCCACCGTGGCCCACGCATCAGAACCTGGTTCACCACCCATCCCCGGATGCTAATGGAGTTTCTTCCACCTTACTCTCCTTTCCTAAATCCAATTGAGGAGTTTTTTTCAGCTTGGAGGTGGAGGGTGTTTGAGCATCAGGCTCAAGACCAGAGGGCCCTGCTGCATGCAATGGATGCTGCATGTGAGGACATCACAGGGGATCAATGTAGGGGATGGTTGAGACATTCACGCCGTTTCTTCCCTCGCTGCATCGCAAGAGAAAATATCCGTTGA
- the LOC130436001 gene encoding uncharacterized protein LOC130436001, whose translation MEAPRQVQQQLPARGRGERRGRGGVRMRGGIGGRGRGARRHHDVPDEIRATLTDHVINHRLTMAEAGRRVQPNVPRSTVSSIIQTFRRENRIGRQPQVGGRRKLLNEQQEREICNMVIANNAITLRQIRNAILLDNVMFQNINSISISTIDRVLKKHQMTMKQIYRVPFERNSDRVKELRYQYVHRIMALEGNETSHILVFVDEAGFNLAKGRRRGRNIIGHRATVDVPGQRGANITMCAAISERGVATHIPSLGPYNTQKLLNFLNHLYTDLIPENERGEEGHQLPHYVIVWDNVNFHRGPRIRTWFTTHPRMLMEFLPPYSPFLNPIEEFFSAWRWRVFEHQAQDQRALLHAMDAACEDITGDQCRGWLRHSRRFFPRCIARENIR comes from the exons ATGGAAGCACCTCGCCAAGTACAACAGCAACTTCCTGCTCGAGGAAGAGgagaaagaagaggaagaggaggagtgAGAATGCGTGGAGGAATAGGGGGAAGAGGCCGAGGAGCACGGAGGCACCATGATGTCCCAGATGAAATCCGGGCCACCCTTACTGACCACGTTATAAACCATCGCCTCACAATGGCAGAGGCAGGTCGCCGAGTGCAGCCTAATGTGCCTCGGTCTACAGTCTCCTCCATCATCCAAACCTTTCGCAGGGAAAACAG GATTGGACGACAGCCTCAAGTGGGTGGCAGAAGAAAACTTCTAAATGAACAACAAGAACGAGAAATATGCAACATGGTCATTGCAAATAATGCCATCACACTGAGACAGATTCGTAATGCAATCCTTCTAGACAATGTAATGTTCCAAAATATAAACTCTATCAGCATCTCCACAATAGACCGTGTATTGAAGAAACATCAGATGACCATGAAACAGATTTACAGGGTACCATTTGAGAGAAACTCTGACAGAGTGAAAGAGCTGCGGTACCAGTATGTGCAT AGAATAATGGCATTAGAAGGCAACGAAACCTCTCACATCCTAGTGTTCGTTGATGAAGCTGGCTTCAACCTGGCCAAAGGTCGAAGGCGTGGCCGTAACATCATTGGCCACCGAGCCACTGTGGATGTCCCAGGCCAGCGAGGAGCAAATATAACAATGTGTGCCGCTATATCAGAAAGAGGTGTGGCCACACACATTCCCAGTTTAGGGCCCTACAATACACAAAAGCTCCTCAATTTTTTGAACCACCTTTATACTGATCTGATCCCGGAAAATGAGAGAGGTGAAGAAGGACATCAGCTACCACATTATGTCATTGTGTGGGATAATGTTAACTTCCACCGTGGCCCACGCATCAGAACCTGGTTCACCACCCATCCCCGGATGCTAATGGAGTTTCTTCCACCTTACTCTCCTTTCCTAAATCCAATTGAGGAGTTTTTTTCAGCTTGGAGGTGGAGGGTGTTTGAGCATCAGGCTCAAGACCAGAGGGCCCTGCTGCATGCAATGGATGCTGCATGTGAGGACATCACAGGGGATCAATGTAGGGGATGGTTGAGACATTCACGCCGTTTCTTCCCTCGCTGCATCGCAAGAGAAAATATCCGTTGA